The following coding sequences lie in one Arabidopsis thaliana chromosome 3, partial sequence genomic window:
- a CDS encoding GTP cyclohydrolase I (GTP cyclohydrolase I; CONTAINS InterPro DOMAIN/s: GTP cyclohydrolase I/Nitrile oxidoreductase (InterPro:IPR020602); Has 35333 Blast hits to 34131 proteins in 2444 species: Archae - 798; Bacteria - 22429; Metazoa - 974; Fungi - 991; Plants - 531; Viruses - 0; Other Eukaryotes - 9610 (source: NCBI BLink).), with amino-acid sequence MDTKDEGCLNLELDIGMKNGCIELAFEHQPETLAIQDAVKLLLQGLHEDVNREGIKKTPFRVAKALREGTRGYKQKVKDYVQSALFPEAGLDEGVGQAGGVGGLVVVRDLDHYSYCESCLLPFHVKCHIGYVPSGQRVLGLSKFSRVTDVFAKRLQDPQRLADDICSALQHWVKPAGVAVVLECSHIHFPSLDLDSLNLSSHRGFVKLLVSSGSGVFEDESSNLWGEFQSFLMFKGVKTQALCRNGSSVKEWCPSVKSSSKLSPEVDPEMVSAVVSILKSLGEDPLRKELIATPTRFLKWMLNFQRTNLEMKLNSFNPAKVNGEVKEKRLHCELNMPFWSMCEHHLLPFYGVVHIGYFCAEGSNPNPVGSSLMKAIVHFYGFKLQVQERMTRQIAETLSPLVGGDVIVVAEAGHTCMISRGIEKFGSSTATIAVLGRFSSDNSARAMFLDKIHTTNALKTESSSPF; translated from the exons ATGGATACAAAAG ATGAGGGATGTTTGAATCTGGAGCTCGACATTGGAATGAAAAATGGCTGCATTGAGCTTGCTTTCGAGCACCAACCTGAGACTTTAGCAATCCAAGACGCTGTCAAACTTCTCTTGCAAGGTCTTCATGAAGATGTCAATCGGGAAGGCATCAAAAAGACTCCTTTCCGTGTCGCCAAGGCCCTTCGTGAAGGGACCAGAG GTTATAAGCAAAAGGTGAAGGACTATGTACAGAGTGCTCTGTTTCCAGAAGCAGGGTTGGATGAAGGAGTTGGGCAAGCAGGAGGAGTCGGAGGACTTGTTGTTGTCAGAGACCTCGATCATTACTCTTACTGTGAATCTTGCTTGCTTCCTTTTCATGTCAAGTGTCACATAGGTTATGTCCCATCGGGCCAGAGAGTGTTAGGACTGAGCAAGTTCTCTAGAGTCACTGATGTTTTCGCCAAGCGGCTCCAAGACCCTCAGCGTTTGGCTGATGATATTTGTTCAGCTCTCCAACATTGGGTCAAACCAGCTGGAGTCGCTGTTGTTCTTGAATGCTCTCACATTCACTTCCCCAGTTTGGACTTGGACTCTCTGAACTTGTCTAGCCACCGTGGATTTGTGAAGCTACTGGTTTCCTCGGGGTCAGGAGTTTTCGAGGATGAAAGCTCGAATCTTTGGGGTGAATTTCAGAGTTTCTTGATGTTCAAAGGTGTAAAAACGCAAGCTTTGTGCAGAAATGGCAGCTCTGTGAAAGAGTGGTGCCCAAGCGTTAAAAGCTCGTCTAAATTATCACCTGAAGTTGACCCGGAAATGGTTTCTGCTGTTGTTTCCATCCTGAAATCACTGGGAGAAGATCCGTTGAGGAAAGAACTCATTGCTACACCAACTCGATTCCTCAAATGGATGTTGAACTTCCAAAGAACCAACCTCGAAATGAAGCTAAACAGCTTTAACCCTGCCAAAGTCAATGGCGAGGTCAAAGAGAAAAGGCTGCACTGTGAGCTGAACATGCCCTTCTGGTCAATGTGTGAACATCATTTGCTTCCTTTCTATGGAGTTGTTCATATTGGCTACTTTTGTGCTGAAGGATCCAACCCCAACCCTGTTGGAAGTTCACTCATGAAAGCGATTGTACACTTTTATGGGTTCAAGCTTCAAGTGCAAGAGAGGATGACTCGACAGATCGCTGAAACGCTATCGCCTCTTGTTGGCGGGGATGTGATTGTTGTGGCGGAAGCTGGGCATACTTGTATGATCTCTAGAGGAATTGAGAAGTTTGGAAGCAGCACCGCGACAATCGCAGTTTTGGGTCGGTTTTCGAGTGACAATTCCGCAAGAGCGATGTTTCTAGACAAGATCCATACAACTAATGCCTTGAAGACAGAGTCAAGCTCTCCATTTTGA
- a CDS encoding GTP cyclohydrolase I (GTP cyclohydrolase I; CONTAINS InterPro DOMAIN/s: GTP cyclohydrolase I/Nitrile oxidoreductase (InterPro:IPR020602); Has 13749 Blast hits to 7133 proteins in 2143 species: Archae - 132; Bacteria - 8697; Metazoa - 425; Fungi - 313; Plants - 76; Viruses - 16; Other Eukaryotes - 4090 (source: NCBI BLink).), which produces MGALDEGCLNLELDIGMKNGCIELAFEHQPETLAIQDAVKLLLQGLHEDVNREGIKKTPFRVAKALREGTRGYKQKVKDYVQSALFPEAGLDEGVGQAGGVGGLVVVRDLDHYSYCESCLLPFHVKCHIGYVPSGQRVLGLSKFSRVTDVFAKRLQDPQRLADDICSALQHWVKPAGVAVVLECSHIHFPSLDLDSLNLSSHRGFVKLLVSSGSGVFEDESSNLWGEFQSFLMFKGVKTQALCRNGSSVKEWCPSVKSSSKLSPEVDPEMVSAVVSILKSLGEDPLRKELIATPTRFLKWMLNFQRTNLEMKLNSFNPAKVNGEVKEKRLHCELNMPFWSMCEHHLLPFYGVVHIGYFCAEGSNPNPVGSSLMKAIVHFYGFKLQVQERMTRQIAETLSPLVGGDVIVVAEAGHTCMISRGIEKFGSSTATIAVLGRFSSDNSARAMFLDKIHTTNALKTESSSPF; this is translated from the exons ATGGGCGCATTAGATGAGGGATGTTTGAATCTGGAGCTCGACATTGGAATGAAAAATGGCTGCATTGAGCTTGCTTTCGAGCACCAACCTGAGACTTTAGCAATCCAAGACGCTGTCAAACTTCTCTTGCAAGGTCTTCATGAAGATGTCAATCGGGAAGGCATCAAAAAGACTCCTTTCCGTGTCGCCAAGGCCCTTCGTGAAGGGACCAGAG GTTATAAGCAAAAGGTGAAGGACTATGTACAGAGTGCTCTGTTTCCAGAAGCAGGGTTGGATGAAGGAGTTGGGCAAGCAGGAGGAGTCGGAGGACTTGTTGTTGTCAGAGACCTCGATCATTACTCTTACTGTGAATCTTGCTTGCTTCCTTTTCATGTCAAGTGTCACATAGGTTATGTCCCATCGGGCCAGAGAGTGTTAGGACTGAGCAAGTTCTCTAGAGTCACTGATGTTTTCGCCAAGCGGCTCCAAGACCCTCAGCGTTTGGCTGATGATATTTGTTCAGCTCTCCAACATTGGGTCAAACCAGCTGGAGTCGCTGTTGTTCTTGAATGCTCTCACATTCACTTCCCCAGTTTGGACTTGGACTCTCTGAACTTGTCTAGCCACCGTGGATTTGTGAAGCTACTGGTTTCCTCGGGGTCAGGAGTTTTCGAGGATGAAAGCTCGAATCTTTGGGGTGAATTTCAGAGTTTCTTGATGTTCAAAGGTGTAAAAACGCAAGCTTTGTGCAGAAATGGCAGCTCTGTGAAAGAGTGGTGCCCAAGCGTTAAAAGCTCGTCTAAATTATCACCTGAAGTTGACCCGGAAATGGTTTCTGCTGTTGTTTCCATCCTGAAATCACTGGGAGAAGATCCGTTGAGGAAAGAACTCATTGCTACACCAACTCGATTCCTCAAATGGATGTTGAACTTCCAAAGAACCAACCTCGAAATGAAGCTAAACAGCTTTAACCCTGCCAAAGTCAATGGCGAGGTCAAAGAGAAAAGGCTGCACTGTGAGCTGAACATGCCCTTCTGGTCAATGTGTGAACATCATTTGCTTCCTTTCTATGGAGTTGTTCATATTGGCTACTTTTGTGCTGAAGGATCCAACCCCAACCCTGTTGGAAGTTCACTCATGAAAGCGATTGTACACTTTTATGGGTTCAAGCTTCAAGTGCAAGAGAGGATGACTCGACAGATCGCTGAAACGCTATCGCCTCTTGTTGGCGGGGATGTGATTGTTGTGGCGGAAGCTGGGCATACTTGTATGATCTCTAGAGGAATTGAGAAGTTTGGAAGCAGCACCGCGACAATCGCAGTTTTGGGTCGGTTTTCGAGTGACAATTCCGCAAGAGCGATGTTTCTAGACAAGATCCATACAACTAATGCCTTGAAGACAGAGTCAAGCTCTCCATTTTGA
- a CDS encoding uncharacterized protein (unknown protein; Has 30201 Blast hits to 17322 proteins in 780 species: Archae - 12; Bacteria - 1396; Metazoa - 17338; Fungi - 3422; Plants - 5037; Viruses - 0; Other Eukaryotes - 2996 (source: NCBI BLink).) codes for MFIDFNTRKVLPHISIVVTLYSVKQHPNDVVDTLIARHHWNGRCCGMTGWLHNEKGFPSRTIQVSKVCVG; via the coding sequence ATGTTCATTGATTTCAACACGAGAAAGGTCCTCCCTCACATCTCCATTGTTGTGACTCTTTACTCGGTTAAACAACATCCCAATGACGTTGTTGATACACTGATAGCCCGTCACCATTGGAATGGGAGATGTTGCGGTATGACTGGTTGGCTTCATAATGAGAAAGGCTTCCCTAGTAGAACAATTCAAGTCAGTAAGGTATGTGTAGGTTAG
- a CDS encoding Pentatricopeptide repeat (PPR) superfamily protein (Pentatricopeptide repeat (PPR) superfamily protein; CONTAINS InterPro DOMAIN/s: Pentatricopeptide repeat (InterPro:IPR002885); BEST Arabidopsis thaliana protein match is: Pentatricopeptide repeat (PPR) superfamily protein (TAIR:AT5G65560.1); Has 55676 Blast hits to 14257 proteins in 295 species: Archae - 7; Bacteria - 69; Metazoa - 798; Fungi - 929; Plants - 52095; Viruses - 0; Other Eukaryotes - 1778 (source: NCBI BLink).), with product MLLIHIRSTRKILALGRHVFPSNAFFSVSSRPSLSSSDEVAAHDVASLLKTPNWEKNSSLKSLVSHMNPNVASQVISLQRSDNDICVRFFMWVCKHSSYCFDPTQKNQLLKLIVSSGLYRVAHAVIVALIKECSRCEKEMLKLMYCFDELREVFGFRLNYPCYSSLLMSLAKLDLGFLAYVTYRRMEADGFVVGMIDYRTIVNALCKNGYTEAAEMFMSKILKIGFVLDSHIGTSLLLGFCRGLNLRDALKVFDVMSKEVTCAPNSVSYSILIHGLCEVGRLEEAFGLKDQMGEKGCQPSTRTYTVLIKALCDRGLIDKAFNLFDEMIPRGCKPNVHTYTVLIDGLCRDGKIEEANGVCRKMVKDRIFPSVITYNALINGYCKDGRVVPAFELLTVMEKRACKPNVRTFNELMEGLCRVGKPYKAVHLLKRMLDNGLSPDIVSYNVLIDGLCREGHMNTAYKLLSSMNCFDIEPDCLTFTAIINAFCKQGKADVASAFLGLMLRKGISLDEVTGTTLIDGVCKVGKTRDALFILETLVKMRILTTPHSLNVILDMLSKGCKVKEELAMLGKINKLGLVPSVVTYTTLVDGLIRSGDITGSFRILELMKLSGCLPNVYPYTIIINGLCQFGRVEEAEKLLSAMQDSGVSPNHVTYTVMVKGYVNNGKLDRALETVRAMVERGYELNDRIYSSLLQGFVLSQKGIDNSEESTVSDIALRETDPECINELISVVEQLGGCISGLCIFLVTRLCKEGRTDESNDLVQNVLERGVFLEKAMDIIMESYCSKKKHTKCMELITLVLKSGFVPSFKSFCLVIQGLKKEGDAERARELVMELLTSNGVVEKSGVLTYVECLMEGDETGDCSEVIDLVDQLHCRERPTF from the coding sequence ATGCTGCTGATACATATCAGAAGTACTCGAAAGATCTTAGCTTTGGGGCGTCATGTTTTTCCTTCTAATGCCTTCTTCTCCGTCTCTTCTCGACCTTCTCTGTCTTCCTCGGACGAAGTGGCGGCTCATGATGTCGCATCTTTGCTAAAAACCCCCAATTGGGAGAAGAACAGTTCTCTTAAATCTCTAGTCTCTCACATGAATCCAAATGTCGCTTCACAGGTCATTTCGCTTCAACGCAGTGACAACGATATTTGCGTTCGCTTTTTCATGTGGGTCTGCAAGCATTCGTCGTATTGTTTCGACCCAACTCAGAAAAATCAGCTTTTGAAACTGATTGTTTCTTCCGGATTGTATCGAGTTGCGCATGCTGTTATTGTTGCGTTGATCAAGGAATGTAGTAGATGCGAGAAAGAGATGTTGAAACTAATGTATTGTTTTGATGAGCTGAGAGAAGTTTTTGGGTTCCGGTTAAATTACCCTTGTTACAGCTCTCTTTTGATGTCCTTAGCTAAACTTGATTTAGGATTTTTGGCTTACGTGACTTATAGAAGAATGGAAGCTGACGGATTTGTTGTTGGTATGATTGATTACAGAACCATTGTCAATGCTCTGTGTAAGAATGGATACACGGAAGCCGCTGAGATGTTCATGTCTAAGATTCTTAAAATTGGGTTTGTGTTAGATTCCCATATAGGCACTTCTTTGTTACTGGGTTTTTGCCGTGGATTGAATCTCAGAGATGCACTCAAGGTGTTTGATGTAATGTCTAAGGAGGTAACTTGTGCACCGAACTCTGTTAGTTACTCCATTTTGATTCACGGGTTGTGTGAAGTAGGGAGACTTGAAGAAGCATTTGGCCTAAAAGATCAAATGGGTGAGAAAGGTTGCCAACCAAGCACACGTACATATACTGTGCTTATTAAAGCCTTGTGCGATAGAGGTTTGATTGATAAAGCTTTtaacttgtttgatgagatGATTCCTAGAGGGTGTAAACCAAACGTCCACACTTACACTGTTTTGATTGATGGGTTGTGTAGAGACGGAAAGATTGAAGAGGCTAATGGGGTTTGTCGAAAGATGGTTAAAGACAGGATATTTCCTAGTGTAATAACTTACAATGCGTTGATAAATGGCTACTGCAAAGATGGACGGGTTGTTCCCGCTTTTGAGCTTCTTACTGTAATGGAGAAGAGGGCTTGCAAACCAAATGTAAGAACTTTTAACGAGCTTATGGAAGGGTTGTGTAGAGTCGGGAAACCGTACAAGGCTGTGCACCTTTTGAAGAGAATGCTGGACAATGGCCTGTCACCTGACATTGTGAGCTATAATGTTTTGATCGATGGGCTTTGTAGAGAAGGCCATATGAATACGGCTTACAAGCTACTTAGCTCGATGAACTGCTTTGACATTGAGCCTGATTGTCTTACATTCACCGCTATAATAAATGCTTTCTGCAAACAAGGGAAGGCTGACGTTGCTAGCGCGTTTTTAGGTTTGATGCTTAGAAAAGGAATAAGCCTAGATGAAGTAACAGGTACAACTCTTATCGATGGTGTCTGTAAAGTCGGTAAAACCCGTGACGCATTGTTTATCCTGGAGACATTGGTTAAAATGAGAATTTTGACAACTCCTCACTCCCTGAATGTGATTCTTGATATGCTCAGTAAAGGTTGTAAAGTGAAGGAGGAATTAGCAATGCTTGGGAAAATCAATAAGCTTGGTTTAGTTCCTTCTGTGGTGACATACACAACATTGGTTGATGGGTTGATTCGATCAGGTGATATTACTGGTTCCTTCAGGATCCTAGAACTGATGAAGTTAAGTGGGTGTTTGCCGAATGTCTATCCATACACAATCATCATAAATGGTCTTTGTCAATTTGGAAGAGTCGAGGAAGCAGAGAAGCTTCTTTCTGCTATGCAAGATTCAGGAGTTTCACCAAACCATGTCACTTATACCGTTATGGTGAAAGGATATGTCAACAATGGAAAACTAGACCGTGCTCTTGAAACAGTAAGAGCAATGGTTGAAAGAGGATATGAACTAAATGACCGTATCTATTCTTCATTGTTACAGGGATTTGTCTTATCTCAAAAGGGTATTGATAATTCAGAAGAGAGTACAGTTTCCGATATTGCTCTTAGAGAAACCGATCCTGAATGTATCAACGAACTCATATCTGTGGTTGAACAACTTGGTGGGTGTATCAGCGGGTTATGTATTTTCTTGGTCACACGGTTATGCAAAGAGGGAAGAACGGATGAGTCCAACGATCTAGTCCAAAATGTACTCGAGAGAGGTGTTTTTCTTGAGAAGGCCATGGACATCATTATGGAATCTTATTGcagcaagaagaaacacacCAAGTGTATGGAGCTGATAACACTTGTTCTCAAATCCGGATTTGTCCCGAGTTTCAAATCCTTCTGCCTAGTGATTCAAGGtttgaagaaggaaggagaTGCAGAGCGGGCGCGGGAGCTTGTAATGGAGCTTCTTACCTCAAATGGAGTTGTAGAGAAAAGTGGAGTGTTGACTTATGTTGAGTGTCTCATGGAAGGAGATGAAACTGGTGATTGCAGTGAAGTCATAGATTTGGTTGATCAATTGCACTGCAGAGAAAGACCCACCttctaa
- a CDS encoding NagB/RpiA/CoA transferase-like superfamily protein (NagB/RpiA/CoA transferase-like superfamily protein; FUNCTIONS IN: GTP binding, translation initiation factor activity; INVOLVED IN: translational initiation, cellular metabolic process; LOCATED IN: eukaryotic translation initiation factor 2B complex; EXPRESSED IN: 24 plant structures; EXPRESSED DURING: 15 growth stages; CONTAINS InterPro DOMAIN/s: Initiation factor 2B related (InterPro:IPR000649); BEST Arabidopsis thaliana protein match is: NagB/RpiA/CoA transferase-like superfamily protein (TAIR:AT2G44070.1); Has 4448 Blast hits to 4435 proteins in 1032 species: Archae - 365; Bacteria - 1744; Metazoa - 543; Fungi - 515; Plants - 227; Viruses - 0; Other Eukaryotes - 1054 (source: NCBI BLink).) codes for MPDVQSTVVEFVNKLRKRKIEGSQATAKYTVELLRSVISHQRVPHANQAAALIDAVKAVGEQLIAANPVELAVGNVVRRVLHIIREEDLSLTTAAMGGLDLLDASDDDDVDNCKGIGFPAMSAAVVAAAARSTLRPPSLQTLLEGTPESATVPYTSSSGADSESKTADKSSLTRKLKHDVIEGVNQLIQEIAGCHEQIAEQAIEHIHQNEVILTLGSSRTVLEFLCAAKEKKRSFRVFVAEGAPRYQGHLLAKELVARGLQTTVITDSAVFAMISRVNMVIIGAHAVMANGGVIGPVGVNMAALAAQKHAVPFVVLAGSHKLCPLYPHNPEVLLNELRSPSELLDFGEFSDCLDFGAGSGSLQVVNPTFDYVPPNLVSLFITDTGGHNPSYMYRLIADYYSADDLVM; via the exons ATGCCAGACGTTCAATCAACGGTGGTGGAATTTGTTAACAAGCTCAGAAAGCG TAAGATTGAGGGCTCACAGGCTACAGCCAAATACACCGTAGAGCTACTTAGGTCAGTAATTTCGCATCAGCGGGTGCCTCACGCTAACCAAGCTGCCGCTCTTATCGATGCTGTGAAAGCTGTTGGTGAGCAATTGATCGCTGCTAATCCTGTTG AGCTTGCGGTGGGAAATGTAGTTAGACGGGTTTTGCATATTATAAGGGAGGAAGATCTTTCTCTAACTACAGCAGCTATGGGTGGTTTGGACTTGTTGGATgcaagtgatgatgatgatgtagaCAATTGCAAAGGAATTGGGTTTCCTGCAATGTCTGCAGCAGTTGTTGCAGCTGCAGCTAGGAGTACATTACGCCCTCCATCTTTGCAAACGCTTCTCGAGGGCACTCCTGAATCTGCAACTGTTCCATACACATCTTCATCTGGTGCTGATTCCGAAAGCAAAA CTGCCGATAAAAGTTCGTTAACTCGGAAGCTGAAGCATGATGTTATCGAAGGAGTGAATCAACTTATTCAAGAGATTGCTGGTTGTCATGAGCAGATCGCTGAACAAGCTATAGAGCATATACATCAAAa TGAGGTGATCCTAACCCTGGGTAGCTCAAGAACAGTGCTTGAGTTTCTGTGTGCTgcaaaggagaaaaaaagatcttTTCGTGTATTTGTTGCCGAAGGTGCTCCAAG ATATCAGGGCCATCTATTAGCAAAAGAATTGGTAGCTAGAGGTTTGCAGACAACTGTGATCACCGACTCTGCAGTGTTTGCTATGATATCTCGAGTGAATATG GTTATAATTGGAGCTCATGCAGTGATGGCTAATGGTGGAGTTATAGGGCCAGTTGGTGTCAACATGGCTGCTCTTGCAGCACAAAAGCACGCAGTCCCATTCGTGGTTCTTGCTGGTAGTCACAAG TTGTGTCCCCTCTATCCTCACAATCCGGAAGTATTACTAAATGAGCTGAGATCTCCATCTGAACTGTTGGATTTTGGTGAATTCTCTGATTGCCTGGATTTTGGAGCAGGTTCCGGGTCTCTTCAAGTTGTCAACCCAACATTCGATTATGTCCCACCAAACCTTGTTAGTCTCTTTATAACAGACAC GGGAGGACACAATCCATCCTACATGTACCGTCTTATTGCGGACTACTACTCTGCTGATGATTTGGTGATGTAG
- a CDS encoding NagB/RpiA/CoA transferase-like superfamily protein (NagB/RpiA/CoA transferase-like superfamily protein; FUNCTIONS IN: GTP binding, translation initiation factor activity; INVOLVED IN: translational initiation, cellular metabolic process; LOCATED IN: eukaryotic translation initiation factor 2B complex; EXPRESSED IN: 24 plant structures; EXPRESSED DURING: 15 growth stages; CONTAINS InterPro DOMAIN/s: Initiation factor 2B related (InterPro:IPR000649); BEST Arabidopsis thaliana protein match is: NagB/RpiA/CoA transferase-like superfamily protein (TAIR:AT2G44070.1); Has 30201 Blast hits to 17322 proteins in 780 species: Archae - 12; Bacteria - 1396; Metazoa - 17338; Fungi - 3422; Plants - 5037; Viruses - 0; Other Eukaryotes - 2996 (source: NCBI BLink).), with product MPDVQSTVVEFVNKLRKRKIEGSQATAKYTVELLRSVISHQRVPHANQAAALIDAVKAVGEQLIAANPVELAVGNVVRRVLHIIREEDLSLTTAAMGGLDLLDASDDDDVDNCKGIGFPAMSAAVVAAAARSTLRPPSLQTLLEGTPESATVPYTSSSGADSESKSKSADKSSLTRKLKHDVIEGVNQLIQEIAGCHEQIAEQAIEHIHQNEVILTLGSSRTVLEFLCAAKEKKRSFRVFVAEGAPRYQGHLLAKELVARGLQTTVITDSAVFAMISRVNMVIIGAHAVMANGGVIGPVGVNMAALAAQKHAVPFVVLAGSHKLCPLYPHNPEVLLNELRSPSELLDFGEFSDCLDFGAGSGSLQVVNPTFDYVPPNLVSLFITDTGGHNPSYMYRLIADYYSADDLVM from the exons ATGCCAGACGTTCAATCAACGGTGGTGGAATTTGTTAACAAGCTCAGAAAGCG TAAGATTGAGGGCTCACAGGCTACAGCCAAATACACCGTAGAGCTACTTAGGTCAGTAATTTCGCATCAGCGGGTGCCTCACGCTAACCAAGCTGCCGCTCTTATCGATGCTGTGAAAGCTGTTGGTGAGCAATTGATCGCTGCTAATCCTGTTG AGCTTGCGGTGGGAAATGTAGTTAGACGGGTTTTGCATATTATAAGGGAGGAAGATCTTTCTCTAACTACAGCAGCTATGGGTGGTTTGGACTTGTTGGATgcaagtgatgatgatgatgtagaCAATTGCAAAGGAATTGGGTTTCCTGCAATGTCTGCAGCAGTTGTTGCAGCTGCAGCTAGGAGTACATTACGCCCTCCATCTTTGCAAACGCTTCTCGAGGGCACTCCTGAATCTGCAACTGTTCCATACACATCTTCATCTGGTGCTGATTCCGAAAGCAAAAGTAAAT CTGCCGATAAAAGTTCGTTAACTCGGAAGCTGAAGCATGATGTTATCGAAGGAGTGAATCAACTTATTCAAGAGATTGCTGGTTGTCATGAGCAGATCGCTGAACAAGCTATAGAGCATATACATCAAAa TGAGGTGATCCTAACCCTGGGTAGCTCAAGAACAGTGCTTGAGTTTCTGTGTGCTgcaaaggagaaaaaaagatcttTTCGTGTATTTGTTGCCGAAGGTGCTCCAAG ATATCAGGGCCATCTATTAGCAAAAGAATTGGTAGCTAGAGGTTTGCAGACAACTGTGATCACCGACTCTGCAGTGTTTGCTATGATATCTCGAGTGAATATG GTTATAATTGGAGCTCATGCAGTGATGGCTAATGGTGGAGTTATAGGGCCAGTTGGTGTCAACATGGCTGCTCTTGCAGCACAAAAGCACGCAGTCCCATTCGTGGTTCTTGCTGGTAGTCACAAG TTGTGTCCCCTCTATCCTCACAATCCGGAAGTATTACTAAATGAGCTGAGATCTCCATCTGAACTGTTGGATTTTGGTGAATTCTCTGATTGCCTGGATTTTGGAGCAGGTTCCGGGTCTCTTCAAGTTGTCAACCCAACATTCGATTATGTCCCACCAAACCTTGTTAGTCTCTTTATAACAGACAC GGGAGGACACAATCCATCCTACATGTACCGTCTTATTGCGGACTACTACTCTGCTGATGATTTGGTGATGTAG